Proteins encoded in a region of the Flavobacterium sp. MDT1-60 genome:
- a CDS encoding GspE/PulE family protein has translation MTQDIEILSEVQHMVSNDLANQYRILPKSFSENTLELYVDDSNNNEDAKEELELFLGKNVIFYPIDAYEIEKALSIYYRKERALSSNKSLNVDKGDFLENLLTEAKSLKCSDIHFEVYEDSSRIRFRIDGQLIERYKIERDNYLELVNKVKIKAKLNITEKRLPQDGRITNESFDIRVSILPTLFGEKIVMRLLGQDASNIDLNTLGLQKEELESYLEAVKKPNGIILISGPTGSGKTTTLYATLRLLNDSRRNIVTVEDPIEYTLKGINQVQLKEDIGLTFSSALKSFLRQDPDVIMLGEIRDSETALMAIRASLTGHLVLSTIHTNSAIGTISRLIDMGVPSYLIAETLNLSVAQRLVRKLCENCKKETVCNPKDFPLNFKFPYEISSYYKPVGCNKCFHTGYKGRTAIYEILNIDNTITEAIKNNTITKLYSNDKNYKSLPQKAFEILALGETSLEEIYSILINI, from the coding sequence ATGACACAAGATATCGAAATACTTTCTGAAGTGCAGCATATGGTCTCTAATGATCTTGCAAATCAATATAGAATATTGCCAAAATCTTTTTCTGAAAACACTTTAGAATTATATGTTGATGATTCTAATAATAATGAAGATGCAAAAGAGGAACTGGAGCTTTTTTTAGGAAAAAACGTTATTTTTTATCCTATAGATGCGTACGAAATAGAAAAGGCATTGTCTATTTATTATCGAAAAGAACGTGCTTTATCATCTAATAAATCTCTAAATGTTGACAAAGGCGACTTTCTGGAAAATCTATTAACGGAAGCAAAATCATTAAAATGCAGTGATATTCATTTTGAGGTTTATGAAGATTCGTCCCGAATTCGTTTTAGAATCGACGGGCAATTAATTGAACGTTACAAAATAGAACGCGATAATTATCTTGAATTAGTTAATAAAGTCAAGATTAAAGCCAAGTTAAATATTACTGAAAAAAGATTGCCGCAAGATGGTAGAATTACTAATGAATCATTTGATATAAGGGTTTCAATATTGCCCACTTTGTTTGGTGAAAAAATAGTAATGCGTCTTTTAGGGCAAGATGCTTCAAATATTGATTTGAATACCTTAGGTCTTCAAAAAGAAGAGCTGGAAAGCTATTTAGAAGCAGTTAAAAAACCTAACGGAATTATTTTGATAAGTGGTCCAACCGGTTCAGGAAAAACGACTACACTTTATGCCACTTTAAGATTATTAAATGATAGTCGAAGAAACATCGTTACCGTTGAAGATCCAATTGAATATACCTTAAAAGGAATTAATCAGGTACAATTAAAAGAAGATATTGGCCTAACCTTTTCATCTGCCTTAAAATCATTTTTACGCCAGGATCCTGATGTTATTATGTTAGGGGAAATTCGTGATTCAGAAACAGCTTTAATGGCTATTCGCGCTTCATTAACAGGACATTTGGTTTTATCAACTATACATACCAATTCGGCAATAGGAACAATTTCGAGATTAATTGATATGGGAGTGCCGTCTTATTTGATTGCCGAAACCTTAAACTTATCTGTAGCACAGCGATTGGTTCGTAAACTTTGTGAAAACTGCAAAAAAGAGACCGTTTGTAATCCAAAAGACTTTCCGCTGAATTTTAAATTTCCTTATGAAATTTCATCTTATTACAAACCTGTGGGGTGCAACAAATGCTTTCATACCGGATATAAAGGCAGAACCGCCATTTATGAAATTTTAAATATCGATAACACAATTACCGAAGCAATTAAAAACAATACCATTACCAAATTATATAGCAACGATAAAAATTATAAATCTCTGCCCCAAAAAGCATTTGAGATTTTAGCCCTAGGAGAGACTTCTCTGGAAGAAATATATTCAATTTTAATAAACATATAA
- a CDS encoding type II secretion system protein GspD, with product MLKQVVYVLAALFFTNIIVAQQDIVELSRKFDELSIQKKGLNETIKIDVSGLTLHDFISSIAEEHQLNVDIDTELNQPVANNFFDVTVKDVFIHLVQKYDLEVSFMNNIIIFKKRKIITVVEKKQPKIIDVTFNPQNDFLSVRLENDTLSTVAKAIIDKSGKNLVLAPDIKNIKVSAYILNRPFDQVIEMMSKSNDLSATKDDNGFYFLQKNTAANLAIQTSGPKAKQPKVSLGVPGFYEVNINKTGFLQVNAYIADASDLLTEAAEKLHINYFLYNKPENEKTTLSADNITFDDLLAHIFKGKKYTFKKQDNLYLIGEEATEGLRITELIQLENRSIESIISTLPKVFSEKLEIKEFIELNGLIVSGSRSILEELKIYIKQIDKVVPMVQIEVIIVQYNKSYDIQTGMKAGLDKINSVKTGGVLFPSSDVTLNGSSVNSLIDAFNGFGLFKLGKVTESFYLNLKLLENNSVLKIESTPKIATISGHEAKLSIGETSYYFEQNNRLINSNIGNDILNSGTWKSTDANLSVSIKPYVSTDENVTLTIAVEKSSFLARVGEDAPPGKATQKFESLVRVKNGEMILLGGLDELKKENSGSGTPLISRIPIIKWFFSSRKKGKSDSKLHIFIKPTVIY from the coding sequence ATGCTTAAACAGGTTGTTTACGTACTAGCTGCGTTATTTTTCACAAATATTATTGTAGCACAGCAAGATATTGTTGAATTAAGTAGAAAATTTGACGAATTGTCAATACAAAAAAAGGGATTAAACGAGACTATTAAAATTGATGTTTCAGGACTTACACTCCATGATTTCATTTCTTCAATTGCCGAAGAACATCAGTTGAATGTTGACATTGATACGGAATTAAATCAGCCAGTTGCCAATAACTTTTTTGATGTAACGGTCAAAGATGTTTTTATTCATCTGGTCCAAAAATATGATTTGGAAGTTTCTTTTATGAACAATATTATCATTTTCAAAAAAAGAAAAATTATAACCGTTGTAGAAAAAAAACAGCCTAAAATCATTGATGTCACTTTTAATCCGCAGAATGATTTTTTGTCTGTAAGGCTCGAAAATGATACGCTTTCAACAGTCGCGAAGGCAATTATAGACAAATCTGGAAAAAACTTAGTATTAGCACCGGATATAAAAAACATCAAGGTCTCTGCCTATATTTTAAATCGTCCGTTTGATCAGGTTATTGAAATGATGTCAAAATCAAATGATTTATCAGCTACAAAAGATGATAACGGTTTTTATTTTTTACAAAAAAATACCGCAGCAAATCTTGCCATTCAGACTAGCGGCCCTAAAGCAAAACAACCGAAAGTTAGTCTTGGCGTTCCCGGATTTTATGAAGTTAACATCAACAAAACCGGTTTTTTACAAGTCAATGCCTATATCGCAGATGCCTCAGATTTGTTGACAGAAGCCGCAGAAAAACTTCATATTAACTACTTTTTATACAATAAACCTGAAAACGAAAAAACGACACTTTCAGCAGATAATATCACTTTTGATGACCTTTTAGCCCATATTTTTAAAGGAAAAAAATACACTTTTAAAAAACAGGATAACTTATATTTAATAGGAGAAGAAGCTACCGAAGGATTGAGAATAACAGAGCTGATCCAATTAGAAAACAGGTCGATTGAATCCATCATCAGTACACTGCCTAAAGTGTTTTCTGAAAAATTAGAAATAAAAGAATTCATTGAGTTAAACGGATTAATTGTTTCCGGATCACGTTCTATTCTGGAAGAATTAAAAATTTATATTAAACAAATTGACAAAGTTGTGCCAATGGTACAAATTGAAGTTATTATTGTTCAATACAATAAATCTTATGATATCCAAACCGGAATGAAAGCAGGTTTAGACAAGATAAATTCTGTTAAAACCGGCGGTGTACTGTTTCCAAGTTCCGATGTAACTTTAAACGGATCTTCTGTAAACAGTCTAATAGATGCCTTTAATGGTTTTGGCCTTTTTAAACTCGGAAAAGTTACAGAATCATTTTATCTTAATTTGAAACTTCTTGAAAACAACTCCGTTTTAAAAATAGAATCTACTCCTAAAATTGCGACAATAAGCGGACATGAAGCTAAATTATCAATTGGAGAAACAAGTTACTACTTTGAACAAAATAATCGACTAATAAACAGTAACATTGGAAATGATATCCTGAACTCAGGAACCTGGAAGTCTACAGATGCAAATTTGAGTGTCTCTATTAAGCCTTATGTTTCTACAGATGAAAATGTTACACTTACAATTGCTGTTGAAAAAAGTTCTTTCTTAGCCAGGGTTGGTGAAGATGCTCCTCCGGGAAAAGCAACTCAAAAATTTGAATCTTTAGTTAGAGTCAAAAACGGAGAGATGATTTTATTGGGAGGTTTGGATGAATTGAAAAAAGAAAATTCAGGATCAGGAACTCCTTTAATATCACGAATTCCTATTATAAAATGGTTTTTCAGCAGTAGAAAAAAAGGGAAAAGCGATTCCAAACTTCATATTTTTATTAAACCAACTGTTATTTATTAA
- a CDS encoding IS3 family transposase → MSRKGNCLDNAIIENFFGILKSEMFYTQKFKSIEQLKKEISKYIIYYNNERIKSNLNKMSPIKYRGHFYQT, encoded by the coding sequence ATGTCAAGAAAAGGAAACTGCTTGGATAATGCAATTATTGAAAACTTCTTTGGAATATTAAAATCTGAAATGTTTTATACCCAAAAATTCAAATCAATAGAACAATTAAAAAAAGAAATTAGTAAGTATATAATCTATTACAATAACGAAAGAATTAAATCAAATTTAAACAAAATGAGCCCGATAAAATATCGAGGTCATTTTTATCAAACTTAA
- a CDS encoding IS3 family transposase, with translation MAKKVASLNSSQEKSKAINELRHKFGLELLLNLANMARSSFYYHQKQNKSPDKYKEIKELIKVIFHRHKGRYGYRRITDELQNRGLVINHKTVLRLMNLLGLKSVIRVKKYKSYKGENGKIAPNILERNFKAKAPNQKWATDITEFNIAGNKLYLSPIIDLFNQEIISYELTERPVFNQVVMMLKKAFRKIPDNTNLILHSDQGWQYQMNHYQLLLKQKGINKACQEKETAWIMQLLKTSLEY, from the coding sequence ATTGCTAAAAAAGTTGCAAGCCTTAATTCAAGCCAGGAAAAATCCAAAGCCATAAACGAATTAAGGCATAAATTTGGTTTGGAATTACTTTTGAACCTTGCAAATATGGCACGCAGCAGTTTTTATTATCATCAAAAACAAAATAAGTCACCTGATAAATATAAAGAAATTAAAGAGTTGATTAAAGTTATTTTTCACAGGCATAAAGGGCGTTATGGTTACAGAAGAATAACCGATGAATTACAAAATAGAGGACTGGTTATCAATCATAAAACAGTTCTCAGATTAATGAATCTATTAGGACTAAAAAGTGTTATTAGAGTAAAAAAGTATAAGTCTTATAAAGGTGAAAATGGTAAAATAGCTCCAAATATACTAGAACGAAATTTTAAAGCAAAAGCTCCAAATCAAAAATGGGCAACTGATATAACAGAGTTCAACATAGCTGGAAACAAATTATATTTATCACCAATAATTGACTTATTTAATCAGGAAATAATCAGCTATGAACTCACAGAGAGACCAGTGTTTAATCAAGTGGTTATGATGCTGAAAAAGGCCTTTAGGAAAATACCAGATAATACAAATTTAATACTTCATTCAGACCAAGGCTGGCAATATCAAATGAATCATTACCAACTTTTATTAAAACAAAAAGGAATCAACAAAGCATGTCAAGAAAAGGAAACTGCTTGGATAATGCAATTATTGAAAACTTCTTTGGAATATTAA
- a CDS encoding LLM class flavin-dependent oxidoreductase, giving the protein MKNQISVSILELAIITQGSNATETFQKTKDIAQLADQLGYKRFWLAEHHNMAHVASSATVVLIGFIASQTQNIRVGSGGIMLPNHSPLIVAEQFGTLETLYPNRIDLGLGRAPGTDQPTAEAIRKDFFEQAQRFPQNVTKLQDYFSAENATAKVRAFPAEGANVPIWILGSSMESAALAAAYGLPYAFAGHFAPRQMIQAFEFYRENFQASTVLDKPKTMACVNIVAADTNEEAEFLSTSLYQMFLNLIRNDRKGLQPPVASLDDIMGEEERFHVDQMTACTFTGNKEQLEIDLKKFINYARIDELMVTSPIYDHQAKLKSIQITKEVIDSLNYSIHI; this is encoded by the coding sequence ATGAAAAATCAAATTTCAGTCTCTATACTAGAACTCGCTATCATAACACAAGGGAGCAATGCCACAGAAACATTTCAAAAAACAAAAGACATAGCCCAACTGGCAGACCAATTAGGGTATAAGCGCTTTTGGCTGGCCGAACATCATAATATGGCGCATGTAGCCAGTTCAGCAACCGTAGTTTTAATTGGTTTCATCGCCAGTCAAACCCAGAATATCCGCGTTGGTTCTGGTGGAATCATGTTGCCAAATCATTCTCCTTTAATAGTAGCTGAGCAATTCGGAACACTTGAAACCCTTTATCCAAACCGAATAGACTTAGGTTTAGGAAGAGCTCCGGGAACAGATCAGCCAACCGCTGAAGCCATTCGAAAAGACTTTTTTGAGCAGGCACAACGATTTCCTCAAAACGTAACCAAGCTTCAGGATTATTTTTCTGCAGAAAATGCGACAGCAAAAGTTCGCGCTTTTCCTGCTGAAGGTGCAAATGTTCCTATCTGGATTCTTGGTTCAAGTATGGAAAGTGCTGCACTGGCAGCTGCGTATGGTTTGCCATATGCTTTTGCTGGACATTTCGCCCCACGCCAAATGATTCAGGCTTTTGAGTTCTATCGCGAAAATTTCCAGGCTTCAACTGTTTTAGACAAACCAAAAACAATGGCTTGTGTTAATATCGTCGCTGCAGATACAAATGAAGAAGCCGAATTCCTTTCAACCAGTTTGTATCAGATGTTTCTAAATTTAATACGCAACGACCGCAAAGGGCTGCAACCGCCAGTAGCTTCTTTAGATGATATCATGGGAGAAGAAGAACGTTTCCATGTTGATCAAATGACCGCTTGTACTTTTACCGGAAACAAAGAGCAATTAGAAATCGACCTTAAAAAATTCATCAACTACGCCCGAATAGACGAACTAATGGTGACAAGTCCAATCTACGATCATCAGGCAAAACTAAAAAGCATTCAAATCACAAAAGAAGTTATAGATAGTCTGAATTATAGTATACATATATAA
- a CDS encoding alpha/beta hydrolase: MYLSNIRTIVFITGAFVSHSCWEKWTIFFEDNGYKTVAPPWPYKNESAEVLRNQHPDSKIARLRLSSLIEYYTEIIEKLPEKPILIGHSYGGLLTQLLVQKELAFAGICIHSIPPKGMLTGKFSFYKAIWKSLGFFTSAKKTYILSFKEWQTSFTNGMSFEEQKDSYEKLVIPESKLALRDVLTKTAKINFRKKHEPLLFLSGSNDTFIPSSLNYSNFKKYTNIHSITCYKEFQDRNHFVLGQHNWQEVAEFIANWLEKIS, from the coding sequence ATGTACCTATCTAATATAAGAACCATTGTGTTTATAACGGGAGCATTTGTAAGTCACTCTTGTTGGGAGAAATGGACTATTTTTTTTGAAGATAACGGATATAAAACGGTTGCTCCGCCGTGGCCTTATAAAAATGAATCTGCTGAAGTATTACGAAATCAACATCCTGATTCTAAAATTGCCAGACTTCGTTTGTCCAGTTTAATAGAGTATTATACCGAAATTATCGAAAAACTACCTGAAAAACCAATACTAATTGGGCATTCGTATGGAGGTTTGCTCACTCAGTTATTGGTTCAAAAAGAATTAGCCTTCGCCGGAATTTGTATCCATTCTATTCCGCCGAAAGGCATGCTTACAGGCAAATTTTCTTTTTATAAAGCAATCTGGAAATCATTGGGCTTTTTTACTTCTGCCAAAAAAACATATATATTGTCGTTTAAGGAATGGCAAACTTCATTTACAAACGGAATGTCATTTGAAGAACAAAAAGATTCTTATGAAAAATTAGTAATTCCTGAGTCCAAATTAGCTTTACGAGATGTTCTGACCAAAACAGCAAAAATAAATTTCAGAAAAAAGCATGAGCCTTTATTGTTTTTATCTGGTTCTAATGATACTTTCATTCCATCATCGCTCAATTATTCCAACTTTAAAAAATATACCAATATACATTCCATTACCTGTTATAAAGAGTTTCAGGATCGGAATCATTTTGTGCTAGGGCAACATAATTGGCAGGAAGTTGCCGAATTTATAGCTAATTGGCTAGAGAAAATTAGTTAA